Proteins encoded together in one Acanthopagrus latus isolate v.2019 chromosome 19, fAcaLat1.1, whole genome shotgun sequence window:
- the pdcd6 gene encoding programmed cell death protein 6 has translation MAYHSPYKAPPHINAPPDQGFLWNIFQRVDKDRSGVISDSELQQALSNGTWTPFNPVTVRSIISMFDRENKGGVNFNEFAGVWKYITDWQNIFRTYDRDNSGFIDKNELRQALTGFGYRLSDQFYGTLIEKFDRQRKGQVAFDDFIQCCIVLQRLTDVFRRYDTDQDGWIQVSYEQYLSMVFNIV, from the exons ATGGCGTACCACAGTCCGTACAAGGCGCCGCCACATATCAACGCTCCTCCGGACCAGGGCTTCCTGTGGAATATCTTCCAGAG GGTCGACAAGGACCGGAGTGGAGTGATATCAGACTCAGAGCTTCAGCAGGCTTTATCGAACG GCACATGGACTCCTTTCAACCCAGTGACGGTACGCTCCATCATAT CCATGTTCGACAGGGAAAATAAAGGTGGAGTCAACTTCAACGAGTTCGCCGGTGTGTGGAAGTACATCACAGACTGGCAGAACATCTTCAGGACCTACGACAGAGACAACTCCGGCTTCATCGATAAGAACGAGCTCAGGCAGGCGCTAACTGGATTCG GGTATCGTCTATCAGACCAGTTCTACGGCACACTGATAGAAAAGTTCGACCGCCAGAGGAAGGGACAGGTTGCCTTTGATGACTTCATCCAGTGCTGTATTGTACTACAG AGGTTGACTGACGTGTTCAGGCGGTACGACACAGACCAGGACGGCTGGATCCAGGTTTCATATGAACAGTATCTATCCATGGTCTTCAATATAGTATAA